The following proteins are encoded in a genomic region of Spirosoma sp. SC4-14:
- a CDS encoding polysaccharide biosynthesis/export family protein: MRAYLMGIARNNTLKYILLSCMLGSQILTSCVSTKQLSYFQQEPGKVDTLTVAARYTPTIQPGDVLAVQVNSLNPEASAFFNPYTAFAVSERTVPANTTASTTPLAPVSGYLVDNNGMIELPVLGKVNVKGKTVNELKDQLRESLKEYLKEPTVNIRNQNFRISVMGEVTRPSLFTIPNEQITLLEALSLAGDITIYGHRTNVLIIREENGHRTFARVDLTRRDLFNSPYYYLHPNDVVYVEPGRVRAATADRTNQLLPIFLSGLSFLAVIISRF, encoded by the coding sequence ATGAGGGCATATTTAATGGGTATCGCGCGCAACAATACGCTGAAATACATTCTGTTAAGCTGTATGCTTGGCAGTCAGATTCTCACTAGTTGCGTATCGACCAAACAACTGTCGTATTTTCAGCAGGAGCCGGGTAAAGTAGATACACTGACCGTTGCCGCTCGTTATACGCCAACCATTCAGCCTGGCGATGTGCTGGCCGTCCAGGTTAACAGTCTAAACCCCGAAGCATCGGCTTTTTTCAACCCCTATACCGCCTTTGCGGTATCAGAACGGACGGTACCGGCCAATACAACGGCCAGCACAACTCCACTAGCTCCAGTTAGTGGCTACCTCGTCGATAATAATGGGATGATTGAGCTTCCTGTGCTGGGTAAGGTTAATGTAAAAGGCAAAACGGTTAACGAACTAAAAGATCAACTGCGCGAGTCGCTCAAAGAGTATTTAAAAGAACCAACGGTTAACATACGCAATCAGAATTTTCGCATTTCGGTTATGGGCGAAGTAACACGCCCGTCGTTATTTACGATCCCGAACGAACAAATCACGTTACTGGAAGCCTTGAGCCTGGCAGGCGATATAACAATTTATGGCCATCGGACCAATGTGCTTATCATTCGCGAAGAGAACGGTCACCGCACCTTTGCCCGAGTCGATTTAACGCGCCGGGATTTGTTCAACTCTCCCTACTATTACCTGCATCCTAACGATGTAGTCTATGTTGAACCAGGTCGGGTACGGGCTGCCACTGCCGACCGCACCAATCAGCTCCTGCCTATTTTCCTGAGCGGGCTTTCATTTCTGGCCGTTATTATCTCTCGCTTTTAA